GCTTGCGCGCCTGATCCCGGTGCATGGTGTACGTGACCTGACCGAGAGCGGGCCGCACGTGGCCCGTGAGCTGGCGTTGATCAAGGTTGTCAGCAAGGGCGAGATGCGTACCGAAGGCATGCGTATTGCCCAGGCATTTCGCGCTCATGCTGTCGATACGACGGCAGGGTCTTTTGTTTTTGAACTGACGGGAAGCGCCGAGAAGATCGATGCTTTCGTCGAATTGATGCAACCGCTTGGTCTTGCGGAAGTGTCCCGGACCGGAATCGCCGCTATAGGCCGTGGTACCGAAGTCTTTCAATCCATCGAGGAGTCTTTCTGATGCGCGTCTATTATGATCGTGACTGTGATCTGGGCCTGATCAAGGGCAAGAAGGTTGCCATCATCGGTTACGGCAGCCAGGGCCATGCCCATGCCAACAACCTGAAGGACAGCGGCGTGACCGATATGGTCATCGGCCTGCGTCCTGAGTCGTCGGCTGTTGCCAAGGCCGAAGGCGCTGGCTTCAAGGTCATGACCCCTGCCGACGCTGCGGCATGGGCCGATGTCGTGATGGTTCTGACGCCTGACGAAGGCCAGGGCGCACTCTACAAGGATTCGCTCGAAAAGAACCTGAAGCATGGCGCAGCGCTCGTGTTCGCGCATGGTCTGTCGATCCATTTCCGTATCATCGAAGCCCGTCCCGATCTGGACGTGTTCCTCGTGGCACCGAAGGGCCCCGGCCACACGGTTCGCTCCGAGTACCAGAAGGGTGGCGGCGTGCCGTCGCTCGTGGCTGTTGCCCAGAACGCAACGGGTCAGGCGCTCGAGATCGCCCTGTCCTACGCTTCGGCCAATGGTGGCGGCCGCGCTGGCATCATCGAGACCAGCTTCAAGGAAGAGGTCGAAACCGATCTTTTCGGTGAGCAGGCCGTGCTTTGCGGCGGTCTGGTCGAGCTGATCCGCGCCGGTTTCGAAACGCTGGTCGAGGGCGGCTACGCTCCCGAAATGGCCTATTTCGAGTGCCTGCATGAAATGAAGCTGATCGTGGATCTGATCTACGAAGGCGGCATTGCCAACATGAACTACTCGATCTCGAACACGGCCGAGTATGGTGAATATGTCACCGGCCCGCGCATCGTGACGGCTGAAACCAAGGCCGAGATGAAGCGCGTTCTGACCGACATCCAGGACGGCACCTTCGTGCGCAACTTCATTCTGGAAAACCAGTCCGGCGGCGTTGGCTTCAAAGCTATTCGTGCCCGCAACGATGCTCACCAGATCGAAAAGACCGGCGAGAAGCTGCGCGGCATGATGCCCTGGATCGCCAAGGGCAAGCTGGTCGACAAGGCCAAGAACTGAGGTCTTCTCCTACCGGGAGAAAGAACCGAAAAAGGGGGCTTCGGCCCCCTTTTTTGTGCCAGACTATTCAACCGCCACTCAACTGGCAGGATCTCTCTGTCCGCACTCGATAGGCGTGGCAGGGTAATGCGGCGCTGAGTGCTCCGCCTGATCCAAGGCCCTGCGTCTGGACAATTGTCAGGGAGCCTCTGGCCTGGACTGCTCTTAAAACCGTGCGATCAGCGCGACCCCTGCGATCATCAGCGCCGCGCCGGTGATGCGATAGGGGTTGAGGCTGTGCACTTCCATGCGCAGAAGCCCGAAATGATCGATCAGCAGGCTGGTCACGAGATTGGCGGTGATGGTCAGTCCATTGACCGGTCCGGCGCCTAATTTCTGGATCAGCAGAAGCCCTGCAAACACGGCCACGGCCCCCGTGATGCCGCCAAGCGGCGCCCACCAGGGCATGCTGGCCAGATCACCCGCGCTGGGCAGCGGGCGCGGCATGCAGGCAAACAGACTGATTGACAAAAACAGCACGAGCAGAAACGAAACCGAGGTCGCAAGCCACGGATTGACGAGGGATTTCGCCAATGCCCCGTTCATGGTAGCGCCCAGCGCCTGAAGCGCCCCGGCAATGAGGATGAAGGGGAGAGCCCAGACAGCGTTCATGACAACCTCTCAACTGAGAAGGCGACGCCATCGGGCAAAAGCTCATGCCGTCTGCGTGGCCGGTGGTTCATAGCGCCTGCCAAAACAGGCGCTACGTCCCGGGCTCAACGCGGCATCACAGGATTTGCTTCCTGGTCATTTCCTGAAATCAAGCCGACCTTCGTGCGTTTCAATGGTGGTCACTTCCCATCACTTTCATGCAGGCCGAAGCGGAAGACCGTACGGCTTTGAAAAACCTGCCCCGGGTTCAGGCGTGTCGAGGGGAAATTCGGCTGATTGGGACTGTCGGGAAAATGCTGGGTTTCAAAGGTCACAGCGTCGCTCTGGCGAAAGATATGGCCGTTTCCTGAGTCCGAGCCGTCAAGAAAATTGGAGGTATAGACCTGCACACCCGGTTCGGTGCTCAGGCACTCCATGCTGCGACCGCTTTTCGGGTCCCAGAGCGTGGCGACGTGTCTGAGGCCGTCTGGTGATGAAGAGTCATCAACCACCCAGTTATGGTCATAGCCATGTGCCATGAGCAGCTGTGCATTGGCGAGGCGTATGTCGCGCCCGATTGGCTTTGCTGTGGTGAAATCGAAAGGTGTCCCGACGACGGAAGCAATTTCGCCCGTCGGAATGAGAGTCGAATCTGTCGGGGTATAATGATGCGCTTCGATCTGCAGCATCTGGCCGAAAATACCGTCCTGCGATCCTGCCCCGGCGAGGTTGAAGTAGGAGTGATTGGTCAGGTTGAGCACGGTAGGCCTGGATGTGGTCGCTTTGTATTCGATACCCAGCGCGCCCTGATCGTCGAGCGTGTAGGTGACCGTCACATTCAGCGCACCGGGATAACCCTGATCACCGTCCGGGCTGATCAGGGAGAGGGCAACGCCTACCTTATTGCCAGAGCGGGCGATCTCATGGGCTTTCCAGATACGCCGGTCGAAGCCGTCCTTGCCGCCATGCAGTGAGTTCGGGCCGTTATTGACCGGCACTGCGTAATCATGACCATCGAGTGTAAAGCGACCTTTCGCAATGCGATTGGCATACCGTCCGATTGTCGCGCCGAAGAACACCCCATTGGCCCGGCTTTTGGCCTCATATTCGGCGAGCGACGCATAGCCGAGCACCACGTTGTCGCGTTTGCCCTGACGATCAGGGGCCATGATGCGCAAAATGACTCCACCATAAGTCATGATGGTCACTTCCACGCCGTTAGGGGCGCTCAAGGTATAGGCTTCGACCTTTTGCCCGGCCTGCGTCGTACCAAATGGTGACGCGCTCATGGTTGCGGCGTGGGCTGAAGCCAGCGAGAGGGCAGCGGCAAGACTGCCTGAGGCAAGAGCCATGATCGGCCGCGTCGTTCGCCCGGTGCGCGATGTTCCGGGCGCCTCATCGCGGTTTGAGGTATCGCTCTTGTCGGTCGGCGTCTTGTTTGTCACTGGACTGCACATGGTGAAACCTCGCTGACGCCACTGCATGGTCCGGCTGCCCGTTGGCTTGTATCGGGGCTGGGGAGATCTCCGGATACCGAGTGTAGCGTCACATGAAACGTTACATACGCAACATATTCCTGTTATGAAGCCGCGTCCAATACATGTTCCGCTATCGTTTCATATCTGTTTCTACCCTGATATCGCCTTGTTCTTCCCCCACGGGCGCGCAATCCCTCAAGCGGGAAAGCCTCACCAGGGAACATCACGGCCCTTGAAATCGCGATAGATGAGTCCGCTGCCGGCTTGATGGGTAATCAGGACATCCGCCACACCGGGAATGCTCTCCCCAATCGAGAAACGTGCATCAGGCCCACCTAGCGACGTACGCACCCAGCCCGGAGCAATGAGCGCGAGGGGGCGTGACTGGCCGATCCGCGCGTCGTAGCAGCGCATGAACTGGTTCAGTGCCGCCTTGCTGCCCCGATAGAGCTCACGCCGTCCTGCGTTATTATTGCTGACGCTGCCCTGTCCTGAAGACATCACCCCTATCAGTCCCTGCGGGGTCACGAGAGAATCCAGTGTCTCGATCACGCGCATGGGGGCGAGGGCATTGGTCATCATGACTTGCATGAAATCCGAGCTGCTTACCTGACCGATGGGCTGATCGGGTTGGGCATTTGTCGTCCCTGCATTGACGAACAGCATGTCGAAGGGGCGCATCCTGAGAGGTGTTGCCAGATGATCCGGGCTTTCGGACACAGCAGAGGTCAACGGGTCACTCAGACGAGACCGCAGGGCTTCGATCATGGGCGCCTCGGTCATGTCGAGCTTTTCGATATGCAGCCAAGGCGCGAAGCGTTCGACCAACTGACGAAGGTCAGCGCCCGGATTTCCACGTATTGTCGCGGTAACTTCCCAGCCTCGCGTCAGGAATTCTTCGGCAAGGGCCAGGCCCAGACCGCGCGAAGCGCCGATCAGAAGCAGATGAGGGGGGCGGGCGGGAGAGTTGAGGTCGCTCATGCCGGAAATTCCTTGCGCGGTTTCGAGACCGGCCAGAAATGCGGTGACTCCATCAATTGCGCCAGACGCATCGCATGCAACTTAACAGTGCACCAAACGCCTCTTCAGCAAGGTTGGATATGTTGGATCGCTGCGAATCCGACATCCGGAAAGACCACCAGGTAATGAAAATGGATCTCAATCTTCTGATTGCGCTTGATGCCCTTCTGTCAGAGCGCAGCGTCGTAAAGGCGGCAGGGCGCTTGGGCGTCAGCCCTTCAGCAATGAGCCGCACGCTCATGCGGCTGCGCGAGAGTACAGGCGACCCTCTTCTGGTGCGCGGTGGCCGGGGGCTTGTGCCAACGCCGCACGCGCTTGCACTGGGTGAGTCCGTGCGGGAGGTGGCGATGCAAGCACAGGCCCTTCTCTCGCCTGTGCAGGCGAGTTTTACCCCGCGGACGCTGAAGCGGCAGTTCACGCTGCGGACAAATGAAGGCTTCATCGAGGCCTGCGCAACGCGGCTGGTACAGGTGTTCCTCTCAGAGGCACCGGGGGTGAATCTCGTCTTTCTGCCAAGGCGCAGCAAGGAAGCGACATCCATGCGGGAAGGGACGGTGGATCTGGAGGTTGGCGTCATCGGTCCCGGTGATTTCGGGCCCGAGATGCGCATGAAGACCCTGTTCCATGACCGGTTTTATGGGGTGGCGGCGCGCACCCACTCTCTTTTCGATGGCCCTGTGACGGCGGGGCGCTATGCACAATGTCATCATGTTGTGGCCTCGCGCCACGCAAGCGCAGCGGGCCCCGTTGACGGGGCGTTGGCGCAGAAGGGCCTGACCCGCACGGTGAAAGTGGTGGTGCCAGCCTTTGACGATGCCCTGCGTCTGGCCTCCGCCACCGATCTGGTGGCGCTTGTTCCGGGATCATCCATCCGGGCGGATCGGAGCCTTCGTGTTTTCGACCTGCCGTTTGAGACGCCTGCCATTACCATTTCTGCACTCTGGCACCCCAGACTTTCTGCCGATCCGGCGCATCGCTGGTTCAGGGAAAGACTGATCGCTCTATGCCGGGAACAACTACCCATCATTCCTCAGGGCATGATGCCTGAGGGGGTATGAGTTTCAGGCCCGACCGGGAGGGCTAAAAGACCGGATGTGGGGGTATCTCTCGCCGCAATGATGATTGCCGGATGGATGTCGTGAGCCCGACAGGCAGGGCAATCTGTGACATTCGGTGATTTGGGGTTCATCCGGGGTTGAGCTATAAACCACCGCCTCAAAGGGGGAAAAACGGCGTGTTGGCAGAAGACATTACAGACAGCCTGTTGGCGGCACTGGACCGGCCTGACCTGCAAACCCTGTCCGATCAGGTCGTCTTCAATCTGTCGCCCCGCCTTACACGGCCCTTCATTGTTTCGGATCGGTCAATCACCCTCGGTGCCATTGCCTTCGGGCATCCGGATATCGCGCCGGTCTTGCTGCGCTACGCGCTTGAACTGGATTTCCTGTGCCGGGGACTACCTGTTGACGATCAGGCTGTCGCCATCGTGGTCGCTGCGCGCGTGGCCGCCCTGTTTCACCGTCTCGATTGTGTCACGCCCCATCTACCGCTCGAACTGACATGGCTGAGCGACTTTGCTGCCAGCCAGCCGCCGCCGCCCGAGCGCCTTGCAGCACTCTGGCCTGCCCTCACGCAGTTTCTGCCTGATGTCGCGCCTGAAATCCTGCGCGATGGCTGCGACAGTCATGGTCTTGTTGCCCGCCTTGCTCCCCTCTGGTCGTGTCTGGCCCCCGCTGAATATCTGATGGCCGATGGCGGCGACGAACGTCTCGTCATCAACCCTGAAACCGGGTTGAACCGGTACGGATGTTCCCATCGGCCCCGACCCTGGGCGGTGACATTCTCCTCCTCCACCGCGTCATCCCTGTCTGAGCGGGGATATCTGGGGGCCGAGCGGGCAAGGCGCGCTTTCGTGCTGGATGCGCTGACCGGTGGGGATGGTGCGGCATCCCGCGAGGCGGCGTGCCTGCAGGTGCGTCAGAAGATCGCTGCGCTATACGGGCTGGGATCACGCGACAATGTCATCCTTGCCGCATCGGGCACGGATTGCGAACTGGCCGTGCTGGCCATGGGGCTGATGCGTGCGCAGGGGCGTGCCATCGTCAATATCCTGATCGCCCCCGATGAAACGGGTAGTGGTGTTCCGCTGGCGGCGCAGGGACGGCATTTTGCTGCCGGAACCGCCTTAGGCAGTTCGGCCGACAAGGCCCGTCATCTTGAAGGCTTTCCTGCCGAGACGACCATACGCGGCATTGCCATACG
The sequence above is drawn from the Asaia bogorensis NBRC 16594 genome and encodes:
- the ilvN gene encoding acetolactate synthase small subunit: MAQDIQRAVIAVLIENESGALARVVGLFSGRGYNIESLTVSAIDATRNLSRITIVTSGTEMVIAQIKAQLARLIPVHGVRDLTESGPHVARELALIKVVSKGEMRTEGMRIAQAFRAHAVDTTAGSFVFELTGSAEKIDAFVELMQPLGLAEVSRTGIAAIGRGTEVFQSIEESF
- the ilvC gene encoding ketol-acid reductoisomerase, which gives rise to MRVYYDRDCDLGLIKGKKVAIIGYGSQGHAHANNLKDSGVTDMVIGLRPESSAVAKAEGAGFKVMTPADAAAWADVVMVLTPDEGQGALYKDSLEKNLKHGAALVFAHGLSIHFRIIEARPDLDVFLVAPKGPGHTVRSEYQKGGGVPSLVAVAQNATGQALEIALSYASANGGGRAGIIETSFKEEVETDLFGEQAVLCGGLVELIRAGFETLVEGGYAPEMAYFECLHEMKLIVDLIYEGGIANMNYSISNTAEYGEYVTGPRIVTAETKAEMKRVLTDIQDGTFVRNFILENQSGGVGFKAIRARNDAHQIEKTGEKLRGMMPWIAKGKLVDKAKN
- a CDS encoding DMT family transporter, with translation MNAVWALPFILIAGALQALGATMNGALAKSLVNPWLATSVSFLLVLFLSISLFACMPRPLPSAGDLASMPWWAPLGGITGAVAVFAGLLLIQKLGAGPVNGLTITANLVTSLLIDHFGLLRMEVHSLNPYRITGAALMIAGVALIARF
- a CDS encoding SDR family NAD(P)-dependent oxidoreductase encodes the protein MSDLNSPARPPHLLLIGASRGLGLALAEEFLTRGWEVTATIRGNPGADLRQLVERFAPWLHIEKLDMTEAPMIEALRSRLSDPLTSAVSESPDHLATPLRMRPFDMLFVNAGTTNAQPDQPIGQVSSSDFMQVMMTNALAPMRVIETLDSLVTPQGLIGVMSSGQGSVSNNNAGRRELYRGSKAALNQFMRCYDARIGQSRPLALIAPGWVRTSLGGPDARFSIGESIPGVADVLITHQAGSGLIYRDFKGRDVPW
- a CDS encoding LysR family transcriptional regulator gives rise to the protein MKMDLNLLIALDALLSERSVVKAAGRLGVSPSAMSRTLMRLRESTGDPLLVRGGRGLVPTPHALALGESVREVAMQAQALLSPVQASFTPRTLKRQFTLRTNEGFIEACATRLVQVFLSEAPGVNLVFLPRRSKEATSMREGTVDLEVGVIGPGDFGPEMRMKTLFHDRFYGVAARTHSLFDGPVTAGRYAQCHHVVASRHASAAGPVDGALAQKGLTRTVKVVVPAFDDALRLASATDLVALVPGSSIRADRSLRVFDLPFETPAITISALWHPRLSADPAHRWFRERLIALCREQLPIIPQGMMPEGV
- a CDS encoding aldose epimerase family protein; amino-acid sequence: MTNKTPTDKSDTSNRDEAPGTSRTGRTTRPIMALASGSLAAALSLASAHAATMSASPFGTTQAGQKVEAYTLSAPNGVEVTIMTYGGVILRIMAPDRQGKRDNVVLGYASLAEYEAKSRANGVFFGATIGRYANRIAKGRFTLDGHDYAVPVNNGPNSLHGGKDGFDRRIWKAHEIARSGNKVGVALSLISPDGDQGYPGALNVTVTYTLDDQGALGIEYKATTSRPTVLNLTNHSYFNLAGAGSQDGIFGQMLQIEAHHYTPTDSTLIPTGEIASVVGTPFDFTTAKPIGRDIRLANAQLLMAHGYDHNWVVDDSSSPDGLRHVATLWDPKSGRSMECLSTEPGVQVYTSNFLDGSDSGNGHIFRQSDAVTFETQHFPDSPNQPNFPSTRLNPGQVFQSRTVFRFGLHESDGK